From Cicer arietinum cultivar CDC Frontier isolate Library 1 unplaced genomic scaffold, Cicar.CDCFrontier_v2.0 Ca_scaffold_5081_v2.0, whole genome shotgun sequence, the proteins below share one genomic window:
- the LOC101511024 gene encoding protein SEH1: MAKELLSLENGTTCSSWNYSSTRLAAGSVDGTFSIFDFHDPPSSSSLTSTFKSKVHEGNIVKIVWVPPEYGDAVACISADGIVSLLEEIVEDSQPLQWKICKTFRSNASKVLDVQFGISSTRLKMVAAYSDGHVRIFELLDPLELRSWQLQAEFQNVIESVSSFGKAVCLSASISLNPQKGQESSFIVGFNSNTPELNSSKVWEFDQAHQRWLPVAELALPEDKGDQVYAVAWAPNIGRPYEIIAVATHKGLSIWHLGLNPDHNGRLPVERVALLSGHQGMVWQMEWDMSGMTLATTGNDGMVRLWQSNLNGVWHQQAAFEPTS, from the exons atgGCAAAGGAATTGTTGAGTCTTGAAAATGGCACAACATGTTCATCTTGGAACTACTCTTCCACGAGACTCGCTGCTGGTTCCGTTGATGGCACATTTTCAATCTTCGATTTCCATGACcctccttcttcttcctctctgaCCTCTACTTTCAAGTCTAAG GTTCATGAAGGAAACATTGTGAAGATAGTTTGGGTTCCGCCGGAGTATGGTGATGCAGTTGCATGTATTTCTGCTGATGGAATTGTTTCATTATTAGAAGAGATTGTCGAAG ACTCACAGCCTCTTCAGTGGAAAATTTGCAAAACCTTTAGAAGCAATGCTAGCAAAGTTCTTGATGTTCAATTTGGAATCTCTTCTACTCGTTTGAAAATG GTTGCTGCATATTCAGATGGTCATGTGAGAATTTTTGAGCTCTTGGATCCTTTGGAACTAAGAAGTTGGCAGCTTCAG GCTGAATTTCAAAATGTTATTGAATCAGTGTCTTCATTTGGAAAGGCTGTGTGCCTCTCTGCGTCCATATCTTTGAATCCGCAAAAGGGTCAGGAATCCAGCTTCATTGTAGGTTTCAATTCAAATACACCAGAGCTTAATTCTTCCAAG GTATGGGAGTTTGACCAGGCTCATCAGAGATGGCTTCCCGTTGCAGAATTAGCACTGCCCGAAGACAAGGGTGATCAAGTTTACGCCGTCGCTTGGGCGCCAAATATTGGCAG ACCGTATGAGATCATCGCCGTCGCAACTCACAAAGGACTTTCAATATGGCACCTAGGATTGAATCCTGATCATAATGGGAGACTTCCAGTAGAAAGAGTTGCACTGTTGTCTGGTCATCAAGGAATG GTATGGCAAATGGAGTGGGATATGAGTGGAATGACATTGGCTACTACAGGTAACGATGGAATGGTTCGATTATGGCAGTCAAATCTCAACGGCGTTTGGCATCAGCAAGCTGCGTTCGAACCTACTTCTTAG